The proteins below come from a single Stomoxys calcitrans chromosome 1, idStoCalc2.1, whole genome shotgun sequence genomic window:
- the LOC131994245 gene encoding uncharacterized protein LOC131994245 has translation MLGMQAYYNETNIIFNILVPNVSEEDYFLYHIIPLPINITKLIITEPYILFNENSTHHHKTLCPSIEGTYYCGIPIRQEETKYSLCIGNLINNKEANCPISDVGKRESITQVEQNLILFIHSPETLINSTCSIKTLTVKDTALVRFQNCDVSINGITYHDDTDAYWDQLHIPPLPNSNISVNSTIEILSLQKLEDFNFLTNNRISNLEITTTTVHSVTTTTSLVCTIVVITILIIVIKRKNTYKHHFPPPQPITPTTTSSLWPSLYLKGGGVTTPTLLSPPKPVTTPTLLSPPKPPRTLTY, from the exons atgctAGGCATGCAAGCCTACTACAATGaaacaaatatcatttttaaTATTCTTGTACCGAATGTCTCTGAAGAAGACTATTTTCTATACCACATAATTCCTTTACCAATAAACATAACTAAGTTAATAATAACAGAACCATATATACTGTTTAATGAAAATTCCACACACCATCACAAAACACTTTGCCCATCGATCGAAGGAACATATTATTGCGGTATACCGATCCGACAGGAAGAAACCaaatactcgttatgtattggaAACTTAATAAACAATAAAGAAGCAAATTGCCCAATTAGTGACGTTGGAAAAAGGGAATCGATCACACAAGTGGAACAAAacctaatactttttatacactcACCAGAGACACTAATAAATTCTACTTGCAGTATCAAAACTCTCACAGTAAAAGACACAGCCCTTGTGCGTTTCCAGAACTGTGACGTCTCAATAAATGGTATAACATACCACGATGATACCGATGCATATTGGGATCAACTCCACATACCCCCGTTACCAAACAGCAACATTTCCGTAAACTCCACAATCGAAATACTTAGTCTTCAAAAACTCGAGGATTTCAACTTTCTAACCAACAACAGAATTAGCAACCTGGAAATAACCACTACAACAGTTCACTcagtcacaacaacaacatcattagTATGCACAATAGTAGTCATTACCATACTCATCATTGTCATTAAACGAAAAAATACGTACAAACACCACTTTCCACCTCCACAGCCTATCACTCCGACCACAACATCTTCATTGTGGCCGTCGCTCTATCTTAAGGGGGGAGgagttacgacacccaccttattgtctccaccaaaaccagttacgacacccac cttattatctccaccaaaaccaccgAGAACGTTAACctattga
- the LOC131995565 gene encoding uncharacterized protein LOC131995565 — translation MTKSTRRTSITNFLIGLIIPSIQAQIIEVHNLPTHQSILPLRLGPARFVTNLNSFIHIINLENYKTNIDVIEYNLDLFEKHIFEPNIVRITKLKLAELKTKFLALYPIKRQRRGLINGLGSVIKFITGNMDDQDARTINQQIENIYSNLNNVTYTLSHEHSINFKMIERFNNITSHINNEQHTIERYMSSTTNKIKQEEDILLQTQYLNQINYNIDLLTHHLTNIAEANSKT, via the exons ATGACGAAATCAACAAGGAGAACGAGCATCACTAACTTCCTGATCGGGCTTAt AATTCCTTCAATTCAGGCACAAATAATCGAGGTACACAACTTGCCAACACACCAAAGCATTTTACCACTGCGTTTAGGCCCCGCAAGATTCGTCACAAATCTCAACAGCTTTATTCACATCATTAATCTTGAAAACTACAAAACAAACATTGACGTTATAGAATACAATCTTGACCTTTTCGAGaaacatatatttgaacctAACATCGTAAGAATAACTAAGCTAAAACTTGCAGAATTAAAGACCAAGTTTTTAGCATTATACCCAATTAAAAGACAGAGAAGAGGGCTAATAAATGGACTAGGTTCCGTGATTAAATTCATAACGGGTAACATGGATGACCAAGACGCTAGAACAATAAATCAACAGATAGAAAACATTTACTCAAACCTAAACAACGTTACATATACACTTTCACACGAACATTCAATCAACTTTAAAATGATTGAAAGATTCAATAACATAACATCCCACATAAATAACGAACAGCACACAATAGAAAGATACATGTCGAGCacaactaataaaataaaacaggaaGAAGACATACTATTACAAACACAATACCTCAACCAGATAAACTACAACATCGACCTTCTAACACACCACTTAACAAACATAGCTGAGGCA AACTCGAAAACATAG